The following proteins are encoded in a genomic region of Catenulispora sp. GP43:
- a CDS encoding response regulator transcription factor, translated as MAGRRDDRVQPALDNALRLDGFAVRRLRADDLPGMAAFSPHAVLLDLGLLDEEALALCERIRRQTEAALVAITARADRGLWIEGRRIGVDDFVVKPYGLTELSTRIRAAVRTPSERPDHLGVGPVVVDAEERRVNVHGQPVVLTRKEFDLLHLLASTPGAVLCRELILRKVWHTTEKSANRTLEVHIATLRAKLGVPDLIRTVRGIGYVADAELPRSIRV; from the coding sequence GTGGCCGGCCGTAGGGACGACCGGGTGCAACCGGCGTTGGACAACGCACTGCGCCTGGACGGGTTCGCGGTCCGGCGGCTGCGTGCCGACGATCTGCCGGGCATGGCGGCGTTCTCCCCGCACGCAGTACTCCTGGATCTGGGGTTACTGGACGAGGAGGCGCTCGCATTGTGCGAGCGCATCCGCCGCCAGACCGAGGCCGCGCTGGTCGCGATCACCGCGCGCGCCGACCGCGGCCTGTGGATCGAGGGCCGGCGGATCGGCGTGGACGACTTCGTGGTGAAGCCCTACGGCCTCACCGAGCTGTCCACGCGCATCCGCGCCGCGGTCCGCACGCCCTCCGAGCGCCCCGACCACCTGGGCGTCGGGCCGGTGGTGGTGGACGCCGAGGAGCGCCGGGTGAACGTGCACGGCCAGCCGGTGGTGCTCACCCGCAAGGAGTTCGACCTGCTGCACCTGCTGGCGAGCACGCCGGGGGCGGTGCTGTGCCGGGAGCTGATACTGCGCAAGGTGTGGCACACCACCGAGAAGTCGGCGAACCGGACGCTGGAGGTCCACATCGCGACGCTGCGGGCCAAGCTCGGCGTGCCGGACCTGATCCGGACGGTGCGGGGCATCGGCTACGTGGCGGACGCGGAGCTGCCCAGGAGCATCAGGGTCTGA
- a CDS encoding ABC transporter permease, with protein sequence MSAATAGEKSTKKSTKKTAKKAAKPSKFATRPGVQKDTDGGLRTLIKLAAHRDRIMLPVWIYALLATVGSTAYSLKKLYPAQSDRDKLATSIGANPSLRALYGPLYDDRSLGALTAWRTLGFGGLLIGIMVVLLITRHTRAEEESGRLELLGSGAVGRNAPLSAALAIAVSACFGIGLLAAVVMVALGQGVGGALAFGACLFAVGVAFAGTQAVAVQLTETGRAANGIGALILGVAYLLRTVGDAAGTGGGAGWVAWLSPLGWVERVHPWAGNRWWVIGVTLAAGVVAAAVGYRVQNARDLGRGLLPQRPGPASAGPGLRGVFGLGRRLQQPALLGWMAGIFVFGIVMGSIAKGIDQLLNDNQQVEKIIGRYGAVQGLTDSYLATAVSFLGMAAAFYAVQAVLRLRGEETSGRAEPVLSGSAGRLAWACSHLVFPAVGSALVMAAGGLGVGVGAGAVLGDFWGWVGRMVRAGLITTPALWIIAAAAVALFGLAPRWTSAAYGVFGVLVFIAYLGPLVNAGQWFLDLTPYTHIPKVPGGVFHWTPLVWMTAVSGVLTAAGLIGFARRDVSSA encoded by the coding sequence GTGAGCGCCGCGACGGCTGGCGAGAAGAGCACGAAGAAGAGCACGAAGAAGACTGCGAAGAAGGCTGCGAAGCCCTCGAAGTTCGCCACGCGGCCCGGCGTCCAGAAGGACACCGACGGCGGTCTGCGCACCCTGATCAAACTGGCCGCGCACCGCGACCGCATCATGCTGCCGGTCTGGATCTACGCGCTGCTGGCCACCGTCGGCAGCACCGCCTACTCGCTGAAGAAGCTGTACCCGGCGCAGAGCGACCGCGACAAGCTCGCCACCAGCATCGGCGCCAACCCCTCGCTGCGCGCGCTGTACGGCCCGCTGTACGACGACCGCAGCCTCGGCGCCCTGACGGCCTGGCGCACGCTCGGCTTCGGCGGCCTGCTGATCGGCATCATGGTGGTGCTGCTGATCACCCGGCACACCCGCGCCGAGGAGGAGTCCGGGCGCCTGGAGCTGCTCGGGTCCGGGGCGGTCGGGCGCAACGCCCCGCTGAGCGCGGCGCTGGCCATCGCCGTCAGCGCCTGCTTCGGCATCGGACTGCTGGCGGCGGTGGTGATGGTGGCGCTGGGGCAGGGCGTCGGCGGCGCCCTGGCGTTCGGGGCCTGCCTGTTCGCCGTCGGCGTGGCGTTCGCCGGGACGCAGGCGGTCGCGGTGCAGCTCACCGAGACGGGCAGGGCGGCCAACGGGATCGGCGCGCTGATCCTGGGCGTGGCGTATCTGCTGCGGACCGTCGGCGACGCGGCCGGGACCGGCGGCGGCGCCGGCTGGGTGGCGTGGCTCTCGCCGCTCGGGTGGGTCGAGCGCGTGCATCCCTGGGCCGGGAACCGGTGGTGGGTGATCGGGGTGACGCTGGCCGCCGGGGTCGTGGCCGCGGCCGTCGGCTACCGCGTGCAGAACGCCCGGGACCTGGGCCGCGGGCTGCTGCCGCAGCGTCCGGGACCGGCGAGCGCGGGGCCGGGGCTGCGCGGCGTGTTCGGGCTCGGGCGGCGATTGCAGCAGCCGGCGTTGCTGGGCTGGATGGCCGGGATCTTCGTGTTCGGGATCGTCATGGGCTCCATCGCCAAGGGCATCGACCAGTTGTTGAACGACAACCAGCAGGTCGAGAAGATCATCGGGCGCTACGGCGCGGTGCAGGGCCTGACCGACTCCTATTTGGCCACGGCCGTCAGCTTCCTGGGAATGGCTGCTGCTTTCTATGCGGTGCAAGCGGTTCTGCGGCTGCGCGGGGAGGAGACCTCCGGACGCGCCGAGCCGGTGCTGTCCGGGTCGGCCGGGCGGCTGGCGTGGGCTTGCAGCCATCTGGTGTTCCCGGCGGTCGGCAGCGCTCTGGTGATGGCCGCGGGCGGCCTCGGGGTGGGGGTCGGCGCCGGGGCGGTGCTCGGCGACTTCTGGGGCTGGGTCGGGCGGATGGTGCGGGCCGGGCTGATCACCACGCCGGCGCTGTGGATCATCGCCGCGGCGGCGGTGGCGCTGTTCGGGCTGGCGCCGAGGTGGACGTCGGCGGCTTACGGGGTGTTCGGGGTGCTGGTCTTCATCGCCTACCTGGGGCCGTTGGTGAACGCCGGGCAGTGGTTCCTGGACCTGACTCCGTACACGCACATCCCCAAGGTCCCCGGCGGCGTCTTCCACTGGACGCCGCTGGTCTGGATGACGGCGGTCAGCGGGGTGCTGACCGCGGCCGGGCTGATCGGCTTCGCGCGTCGGGACGTGTCCTCGGCGTGA
- a CDS encoding ATP-binding cassette domain-containing protein, whose amino-acid sequence MTTAISASGLVKTFGRTRALDGLDLSVQEGEVLGFLGPNGAGKSTTIRVLLGLIRADAGQASLLGGDPWRDRVALHKRLAYVPGDVTLWPNLSGGEVIDLLGGLHGGVDAGRRADLLERFELDPTKKGGQYSKGNRQKVALVAALASDVELLIFDEPTSGLDPLMEDVFRQCVAEERERGRTILLSSHILSEVEALCDRVTIIRAGRTVETGSLAELRHLTRTTVEAELAGPAAGLADLPGVHDAKISAGTFAGQVDTDHLDGLLKALTEVGVKTLVSRPPTLEELFLRHYEPEGAAHR is encoded by the coding sequence ATGACGACTGCGATCAGCGCGTCCGGCTTGGTGAAGACCTTCGGCCGGACCCGCGCGCTCGACGGCCTGGACCTGAGCGTCCAGGAGGGTGAGGTCCTGGGGTTCCTGGGGCCCAACGGGGCCGGCAAGTCGACGACCATCCGCGTGCTGCTCGGCCTGATCCGCGCTGACGCCGGGCAGGCGAGCCTGCTCGGCGGCGACCCCTGGCGCGACCGCGTGGCCCTGCACAAGCGGCTGGCCTACGTGCCGGGCGACGTCACGTTGTGGCCGAACCTGTCCGGCGGGGAGGTGATCGACCTGCTCGGCGGGCTGCACGGCGGGGTGGACGCTGGGCGCCGCGCCGATCTGCTGGAGCGCTTCGAGCTGGACCCGACCAAGAAGGGCGGCCAGTACTCCAAGGGCAACCGCCAGAAGGTGGCGCTGGTCGCCGCCCTGGCCTCGGACGTGGAGCTGCTGATCTTCGACGAGCCGACGTCCGGCCTGGACCCGCTGATGGAGGACGTGTTCCGGCAGTGCGTGGCCGAGGAGCGCGAACGCGGCCGCACCATCCTGCTGTCCAGCCACATCCTGTCCGAGGTCGAGGCGCTGTGCGACCGGGTGACCATCATCCGCGCCGGCCGGACCGTCGAGACCGGGTCGCTGGCCGAGCTGCGGCACCTGACCCGGACCACCGTCGAGGCCGAACTCGCCGGGCCCGCGGCCGGGCTGGCCGACCTGCCCGGCGTGCACGACGCGAAGATCAGCGCCGGCACCTTCGCCGGCCAGGTCGACACCGACCACCTGGACGGCCTGCTCAAGGCGCTGACCGAGGTCGGGGTGAAGACGCTGGTCAGCCGGCCGCCGACGCTGGAGGAGCTGTTCCTGCGGCACTACGAGCCCGAAGGGGCGGCGCACCGGTGA
- a CDS encoding GbsR/MarR family transcriptional regulator — protein MRKDDADRPAPDPLLVYIERFASVLTDSGIPRMPSRVFAALITQDDGRLTSQELSDLLDISPAAVSGAIRYLTQVNLVTREREPGTRRDRYRVLDEVWQDALFQRDTIMARWEKSLAEGVAVVGADTAAGRRLTESVLMFQFLRGELSGMLERWQERRAELRAEPARTDAVARALGSGSGKTSGP, from the coding sequence ATGCGCAAGGACGACGCCGACCGGCCGGCCCCCGACCCGCTGCTGGTGTACATCGAGCGCTTCGCCAGCGTGCTGACCGACAGCGGCATCCCGCGCATGCCCTCCCGCGTCTTCGCCGCCCTGATCACCCAGGACGACGGCCGCCTGACCTCCCAGGAACTGTCGGACCTGCTCGACATCTCCCCGGCCGCGGTCTCCGGCGCCATCCGCTACCTGACGCAGGTCAACCTGGTCACCCGGGAACGCGAACCCGGCACCCGCCGCGACCGCTACCGGGTCCTGGACGAGGTCTGGCAGGACGCCCTCTTCCAGCGCGACACGATCATGGCGCGCTGGGAGAAGAGCCTGGCCGAGGGCGTCGCGGTGGTCGGCGCGGACACCGCGGCCGGACGGCGGCTGACGGAGTCGGTGCTGATGTTCCAGTTCCTGCGCGGGGAGCTGTCCGGGATGCTGGAGCGCTGGCAGGAACGGCGTGCCGAGCTGCGGGCGGAGCCCGCGCGGACGGACGCGGTGGCGCGGGCGCTGGGGTCGGGGTCAGGGAAGACTTCCGGCCCCTGA